In Arthrobacter alpinus, a single window of DNA contains:
- a CDS encoding flavin monoamine oxidase family protein yields MTDAITMLNPDFPFSYDHYLAHPAGLGSVPQPAHGTEVAVIGAGLSGLVAAYELMKMGLKPVIFEPEQIGGRLRTASFPGAPEVTADLGGMRFPVSGRAFYHYVDQMGLGTDEFPNPLSGATSSTVIELTGESHYAVTEADLPEFFHEVARAWRASVNDGAAFAQMQEAIRARDTKTIKEIWNALVPALDEQTFYGFIAASEAFKKAGFGHREAFGQVGFGTGGWDTDFPNSILEILRVVYTDADDGHRSIAGGAQRLPEALWEDAPSGMEHWPEGTSLKSLHARSPRGGVAKIARAEDGSLEITERWGKTHRFPVVISTCQSWLLSTRINTEESLFAAPMWTAIERSHYMQSSKTFVMVDRPFWKDIDPETGREVMSMTLTDRLNRATYLLDNGPDAPAVILLSYTWNDDALKWLSLSAEERVELMLHSLAQIYPNVDIASHIVGAPITVSWEADPNFMGAFKANLPGHYRYQQRLFTHFDQAELPESQRGIFLAGDDVSWTAGWADGAVTTALNAVWGVVKHLGGTSAPENPGPGELLAEIGPMSLD; encoded by the coding sequence ATGACCGACGCAATCACCATGCTAAACCCGGATTTCCCGTTCAGCTACGACCACTACTTGGCGCACCCCGCAGGCTTGGGCAGCGTCCCGCAGCCGGCCCATGGCACGGAGGTGGCCGTCATTGGCGCCGGACTTTCCGGCCTGGTGGCCGCCTACGAACTTATGAAGATGGGGCTCAAGCCAGTCATATTCGAGCCCGAGCAAATCGGCGGACGGCTCCGCACGGCTAGTTTCCCGGGGGCGCCGGAGGTTACGGCGGACCTGGGTGGGATGCGCTTCCCTGTGTCCGGACGCGCCTTTTACCACTACGTGGACCAGATGGGACTGGGCACCGACGAGTTCCCGAACCCGCTCTCCGGCGCAACCTCCAGCACAGTCATTGAACTGACCGGGGAATCCCACTACGCCGTCACCGAAGCGGACCTCCCGGAGTTCTTCCACGAGGTGGCCAGGGCCTGGCGGGCTTCCGTGAACGACGGCGCCGCGTTCGCCCAGATGCAGGAAGCCATCCGGGCGCGTGACACCAAAACCATCAAGGAAATCTGGAATGCCCTGGTTCCGGCCCTGGATGAGCAAACCTTTTACGGATTCATTGCCGCCAGCGAGGCCTTCAAGAAGGCAGGCTTTGGCCACCGTGAGGCCTTCGGTCAGGTGGGTTTTGGCACTGGCGGCTGGGACACTGACTTCCCCAACTCCATCCTGGAAATCCTCCGTGTGGTCTACACCGACGCCGACGACGGCCACCGCAGCATCGCCGGCGGAGCGCAAAGGCTCCCCGAGGCACTGTGGGAGGATGCGCCGTCGGGCATGGAACACTGGCCGGAAGGGACGTCGCTGAAGTCACTGCACGCACGATCCCCGCGCGGCGGCGTGGCCAAGATTGCCCGCGCCGAGGACGGTTCGCTGGAGATCACCGAGCGCTGGGGCAAGACCCACCGCTTCCCGGTGGTCATCAGCACCTGCCAGTCGTGGCTGCTCTCCACCCGCATCAACACGGAGGAATCGCTGTTTGCGGCGCCCATGTGGACGGCCATTGAGCGGTCGCACTACATGCAGTCTTCCAAGACGTTTGTCATGGTGGACAGGCCGTTCTGGAAGGACATTGACCCGGAGACGGGCCGCGAGGTCATGTCCATGACGCTGACCGACAGGCTCAACCGGGCCACCTACCTGCTGGACAACGGCCCGGATGCGCCCGCCGTCATCCTGCTTTCCTACACCTGGAACGACGACGCCCTGAAGTGGCTGTCGCTGTCCGCGGAGGAACGCGTGGAGCTGATGCTGCACTCGCTGGCCCAGATCTACCCGAACGTGGACATTGCCTCGCACATTGTGGGGGCGCCCATCACCGTGTCCTGGGAGGCCGATCCCAACTTCATGGGCGCGTTCAAGGCCAACCTGCCCGGCCACTACCGCTACCAGCAGCGGCTGTTCACGCACTTTGACCAGGCCGAGCTGCCCGAAAGCCAGCGGGGCATCTTCCTGGCCGGCGATGACGTCTCCTGGACGGCCGGCTGGGCTGACGGAGCCGTCACCACCGCCCTGAACGCTGTGTGGGGCGTGGTGAAGCATCTGGGCGGCACCTCGGCACCGGAGAATCCCGGCCCGGGCGAGCTGCTGGCCGAGATCGGGCCGATGTCCCTGGACTGA
- a CDS encoding amino acid permease produces the protein MSLRDQLSPQSASTATAGGPHGSRPAVGLGRQLLRRKPLGQMLHEAENGSGGRKLVRSFGVLQLTMISVGATLGTGILVILGDSVPLAGPAVFISFLIAGVAALLSAVSYAEMAGMVPVSGSSYSYTYVTLGEGMAWICGWCLVLEYAVSVAAVAVGAGQYINESVAGFGWALPDFISQPPGSGGFLNLPAMAIVLLSMVLLVRGAKESAWVNTIIVMVKIVILLFFCAIAFTAFNAGNFSPLMPMGAAGVSAAASRVFFSYIGFDAASTAGEEAKNPQRDLPRAIMLSMIIVTTLYVLVAVAAVGAREWTWFDGTQAALVQILLEVAHQPWIALVFSVGAVLAIASIVLTVLYGQTRILMSMSRDGLVPKIFGRISEKRGTPVAGTLIVGIVVALTAGLIPLGALADATSIGTLFAFALVNVAVIYLRRNRPELKRSYRVAFYPVTPILGALMCIYLMVNLGGITWVVFLAWMMVGLLAYFGYGRRHSRVAALTEDEYQDLSTRSFEPDNDPADDTNTVKAP, from the coding sequence ATGTCACTACGTGATCAGCTCAGCCCGCAGTCAGCGTCGACTGCAACCGCCGGGGGTCCGCACGGAAGCAGGCCAGCCGTTGGCCTGGGGCGGCAACTGCTGCGCCGCAAGCCCCTGGGGCAGATGCTCCATGAGGCCGAGAATGGCTCCGGTGGCCGGAAACTGGTTCGCAGTTTTGGCGTCCTCCAGCTGACCATGATCAGCGTTGGCGCCACACTGGGCACCGGCATCCTGGTGATTCTTGGCGATTCCGTGCCGCTGGCCGGGCCTGCCGTGTTCATCTCCTTCCTGATTGCTGGTGTCGCGGCGCTGCTCTCCGCTGTGTCGTACGCCGAAATGGCAGGCATGGTGCCCGTCTCCGGATCCAGCTACTCCTACACCTACGTCACCCTCGGCGAGGGCATGGCCTGGATCTGCGGCTGGTGCCTGGTGCTGGAATATGCGGTCTCCGTGGCCGCCGTCGCAGTGGGTGCCGGCCAGTACATCAACGAGTCAGTGGCCGGATTTGGCTGGGCACTGCCCGACTTCATCTCGCAACCGCCCGGCTCCGGCGGCTTCCTGAACCTGCCGGCCATGGCCATCGTGCTTCTGTCCATGGTCCTGCTGGTCCGCGGGGCAAAGGAAAGTGCCTGGGTCAACACCATTATTGTCATGGTCAAGATTGTGATCCTGCTGTTCTTTTGCGCCATCGCCTTTACCGCCTTCAATGCCGGCAACTTCAGCCCGCTCATGCCCATGGGCGCCGCCGGGGTATCGGCCGCAGCCTCCCGGGTGTTTTTCTCCTACATTGGTTTCGACGCCGCCTCCACAGCCGGTGAGGAAGCCAAGAACCCGCAGCGCGACCTGCCGCGGGCCATCATGCTGTCCATGATCATCGTGACCACCCTGTACGTCCTGGTGGCCGTGGCCGCCGTCGGTGCCCGCGAATGGACCTGGTTCGACGGAACCCAGGCCGCGCTGGTCCAGATCCTGCTGGAAGTAGCCCACCAGCCGTGGATTGCCTTGGTCTTCTCCGTTGGTGCCGTTCTGGCCATCGCCAGCATTGTCCTGACGGTGCTTTACGGCCAGACCCGCATCCTGATGTCCATGTCCCGTGACGGCCTGGTGCCGAAGATTTTTGGCCGGATTTCCGAAAAGCGCGGCACCCCCGTGGCCGGAACCTTGATTGTGGGCATCGTGGTGGCACTGACCGCCGGGCTGATCCCGCTCGGTGCCCTGGCCGACGCCACCAGCATCGGCACACTGTTTGCCTTTGCCCTGGTCAACGTGGCAGTGATCTACCTGCGCCGCAACCGACCCGAGCTCAAGCGCAGCTACAGGGTGGCGTTCTACCCCGTGACCCCCATCCTGGGTGCGCTCATGTGCATCTACCTGATGGTCAACCTCGGCGGCATCACCTGGGTGGTGTTCCTGGCCTGGATGATGGTGGGGTTGCTGGCATACTTTGGCTACGGACGCCGCCACTCCCGGGTGGCCGCCCTGACCGAGGACGAATACCAGGACCTTTCCACCCGAAGCTTTGAGCCGGACAACGATCCCGCTGATGACACCAACACCGTGAAGGCACCGTAA
- the alr gene encoding alanine racemase — MRLNAPTAPGSSELITGTVSVDLDAIEHNVRILRGHTSAPHFMAVVKGNAYGHGLLETARSAVAAGADWLGTAQLSEALTLRRHGITTPILAWLYLATSSGGAITDAVQHDIDVSLGSVAQLEVVAGTAQALGRTAFIHLELDSGLSRGGARREDWPALVAAARTAELTGAVSVRGVWTHLAWADVPAHPANTSAVADFEEAVQEAHDAGLTPTLRHVSSSANILARPEFHFDMVRAGLAMYGLSPADHLDPADFGLRPALSVSAPVVLVKHVPAGTGVSYEHRAITHESRFLGLIPLGYADGIPKGISGSSIVMVGGHKVPVIGKVCMDQFMVDLGHQTGVKVGDTALLFGDPELGAASADDWGAAINSHGDEIINRIAPRLQRVYTHGR; from the coding sequence ATGAGACTAAATGCACCAACAGCTCCTGGCTCGTCGGAGCTCATCACCGGCACGGTCAGCGTTGACCTCGATGCCATAGAGCACAATGTCCGCATCCTCCGCGGCCACACCAGCGCCCCGCATTTCATGGCAGTCGTCAAGGGAAATGCCTACGGCCACGGCCTGCTGGAAACGGCACGCTCCGCCGTGGCTGCCGGGGCCGACTGGCTGGGGACAGCCCAGTTGTCGGAGGCACTAACCCTGCGCCGCCACGGCATCACCACCCCCATCTTGGCCTGGCTCTACCTGGCCACCTCATCCGGCGGCGCCATCACCGACGCCGTGCAGCATGACATCGATGTGTCCCTGGGCAGCGTGGCCCAGCTGGAGGTTGTGGCCGGGACCGCGCAGGCGTTGGGCCGGACGGCGTTCATCCATCTGGAACTGGACAGTGGGCTGAGCCGTGGCGGCGCCCGCCGCGAAGACTGGCCAGCCCTGGTGGCCGCAGCGCGCACGGCGGAACTCACCGGCGCCGTGTCCGTACGCGGGGTGTGGACCCACCTCGCCTGGGCCGATGTCCCTGCCCACCCTGCCAACACGTCCGCCGTGGCGGACTTTGAGGAGGCGGTCCAGGAGGCGCACGACGCCGGACTCACTCCAACGTTGCGGCACGTTTCCAGTTCTGCGAACATTCTGGCCAGGCCAGAATTTCACTTCGACATGGTGCGTGCCGGACTTGCCATGTATGGCCTGTCCCCCGCCGACCACCTGGACCCGGCCGATTTTGGCCTGCGCCCAGCACTGTCAGTTTCGGCGCCCGTGGTATTGGTCAAGCATGTTCCCGCGGGCACGGGAGTCAGCTACGAACACCGTGCCATCACCCACGAATCCCGCTTCCTGGGGCTTATTCCGCTGGGCTACGCCGACGGCATTCCCAAGGGCATCTCCGGAAGCAGCATCGTCATGGTGGGCGGGCACAAGGTGCCAGTCATCGGCAAGGTCTGCATGGACCAGTTCATGGTGGATCTGGGGCACCAGACAGGCGTCAAGGTCGGTGACACGGCACTCTTGTTCGGCGATCCGGAGCTGGGGGCGGCGAGCGCCGACGACTGGGGCGCAGCCATCAACAGCCACGGCGATGAGATCATCAATCGCATCGCGCCCAGGCTGCAGCGGGTGTACACCCATGGCCGCTGA
- a CDS encoding PucR family transcriptional regulator, which produces MAADSKGQGIRALPLSNEEVESRFRSVTLAQFLAELPDELTILHDADLQARLRWVEPSELADPTPYLMDGEFVLTAGLPLMGEGGTADAIDAYVERLAGAKVCALGFGLTPYHDEVPPALAASCRRHGLTLLEVPPTVPFAAIGLQFAQLLESDSAKVFRQLAETNRLLMRSVLSPRPDQEVLGTLVQRVPCWAVLVGADGKVRARAGSNPADLVTLGPLLQRLFSGSGPRVELDSYPSPESEFVVGHPLRSTRDVNLGALVIGSAERLSPAHNNIVSSAVGLLELLSRQRTSGSLAPSQLATALLLHPETLATGTAREVSAAKDLLAQSLGSTRSAPMRVVQGVNVDAPQWRSSDSPVRELLQWRRIFDTKLVEITEYGFAAVTRLKVDDAAVAEAERLGWRLVIGDPVELNSLPAAYQRVGALRARARATAETLRVDSVTWSVTGLLGREAGAMLAGQVLAPLLEPERQDALLDVLRGWLAQNGNWDATAKALGLHRNSVRRQIGVVSELLDRDLNDAQTRADLWIALQYAPPAP; this is translated from the coding sequence ATGGCCGCTGACAGCAAGGGGCAGGGGATCCGGGCACTGCCCCTGTCCAATGAGGAAGTGGAGTCACGGTTCCGCTCGGTCACGTTGGCCCAGTTTCTGGCGGAGCTGCCCGATGAGCTGACCATTTTGCACGACGCCGACCTGCAGGCACGCCTGCGCTGGGTGGAGCCGAGCGAGCTGGCTGACCCCACGCCTTATTTGATGGACGGCGAGTTTGTCTTGACCGCCGGTCTTCCCCTGATGGGTGAGGGCGGGACGGCGGACGCCATTGACGCTTATGTGGAGCGGCTGGCCGGGGCCAAGGTCTGTGCCCTGGGATTTGGCTTGACCCCCTATCACGATGAGGTGCCGCCGGCCTTGGCCGCATCCTGCAGACGCCACGGGCTGACACTGCTGGAGGTGCCGCCAACGGTGCCGTTTGCCGCGATCGGGCTGCAGTTTGCCCAACTGCTGGAGTCCGATTCAGCCAAGGTGTTCCGCCAACTCGCCGAGACCAACCGGCTGCTCATGCGCTCGGTGCTGTCCCCCCGCCCGGACCAGGAGGTCCTGGGGACCCTGGTCCAGCGTGTTCCCTGCTGGGCGGTGCTGGTGGGTGCCGACGGCAAGGTGCGGGCTCGCGCCGGCAGCAACCCGGCCGACCTCGTGACTCTTGGCCCGCTGTTGCAGCGGCTGTTCTCGGGATCCGGCCCCCGCGTGGAATTGGACAGCTATCCATCCCCCGAGTCCGAGTTCGTGGTGGGGCACCCGCTGCGCAGCACCCGGGATGTGAATCTTGGCGCCCTGGTCATTGGTTCGGCCGAACGGTTGTCACCGGCCCACAACAACATAGTCTCCTCCGCCGTCGGGCTTCTGGAGCTGTTGTCCCGGCAGCGGACCAGCGGTTCGCTGGCACCGAGCCAACTCGCCACCGCATTGCTGCTGCACCCGGAGACCCTGGCAACGGGCACTGCCCGCGAGGTGTCGGCCGCGAAGGACCTGCTGGCGCAAAGCCTTGGCTCCACCCGGTCGGCGCCCATGCGCGTTGTTCAGGGGGTCAATGTGGACGCGCCGCAGTGGCGCAGCTCCGACTCCCCCGTGCGCGAGCTGTTGCAGTGGCGGCGTATCTTCGACACCAAGCTCGTGGAGATCACCGAGTATGGCTTTGCCGCCGTGACACGTCTAAAGGTTGACGACGCCGCGGTGGCCGAGGCCGAGCGCCTCGGCTGGCGGCTGGTCATCGGCGACCCCGTGGAACTCAACAGCCTGCCAGCCGCCTACCAGCGGGTGGGTGCCTTGCGCGCCCGGGCGCGCGCCACCGCCGAGACGCTGCGGGTGGATTCAGTCACGTGGTCCGTGACGGGGCTCTTGGGCAGGGAAGCCGGAGCCATGCTGGCCGGCCAGGTACTGGCACCGTTGCTGGAGCCCGAGCGCCAGGACGCCCTCCTTGACGTGCTGCGGGGCTGGCTTGCGCAAAACGGCAACTGGGATGCCACGGCCAAGGCGCTGGGGCTGCACCGCAACAGCGTCCGCCGCCAAATCGGCGTCGTCTCTGAACTGCTTGACCGCGACCTCAACGACGCCCAAACCCGCGCGGATCTCTGGATCGCCCTGCAGTACGCCCCACCCGCACCCTAG
- a CDS encoding nitrilase-related carbon-nitrogen hydrolase, which produces MGTNRADHQGAKMLLALLQANAVPLDMAGNLAMIEAAARDAAAAGADLLLTPELFVPGYDPERIHAEFEPGQLPRLREQLAQIARNHGIALVYSLPRSDGDRLNISATLVDAAGAELLDYGKVHLFGDAERAAFIGATAAPGVVQFKGLNLSMVICYDVEFPETVRAAGVRGADVVLVPTALAHGFDEVPQVLVRARALENHVVLAYANHCGVESSVAFGGGSVIVGADGGFLATAGPDATLLYAQLDAETIRSTRKDVPYLSERRPELYAGWARE; this is translated from the coding sequence ATGGGGACCAACCGTGCAGACCACCAAGGAGCAAAGATGTTGTTGGCGTTGTTGCAGGCTAATGCCGTGCCGCTGGACATGGCGGGAAACCTTGCCATGATTGAGGCAGCCGCCCGTGACGCTGCCGCCGCCGGCGCTGACCTGCTGCTCACGCCTGAGCTGTTCGTGCCCGGCTACGATCCCGAACGCATTCACGCCGAATTTGAGCCCGGCCAATTGCCGCGGCTTCGCGAACAGCTCGCCCAGATTGCCAGGAACCACGGCATTGCCCTGGTCTACAGCCTCCCGCGATCGGACGGCGACCGCCTCAATATCAGTGCAACGCTAGTGGACGCCGCCGGCGCCGAGCTGCTGGACTACGGAAAAGTGCATCTCTTTGGCGACGCCGAGAGGGCGGCCTTCATTGGCGCAACGGCAGCTCCCGGCGTCGTGCAGTTCAAGGGGCTGAATCTTTCAATGGTCATTTGCTACGACGTGGAATTTCCCGAGACAGTTCGCGCGGCCGGGGTGCGCGGGGCCGACGTGGTCTTGGTTCCCACAGCACTGGCGCACGGATTTGATGAGGTTCCGCAGGTTTTGGTGCGCGCCCGTGCCCTGGAAAACCATGTTGTTCTCGCCTACGCCAACCATTGCGGCGTGGAATCGTCCGTGGCCTTTGGCGGCGGCAGCGTCATTGTCGGGGCCGACGGCGGATTCCTCGCCACCGCCGGGCCCGACGCCACGCTGCTTTATGCCCAGCTCGACGCCGAAACCATCCGGTCCACCCGCAAGGACGTGCCATACCTGTCCGAGCGACGCCCCGAGCTCTACGCAGGGTGGGCCCGCGAGTAG
- a CDS encoding gamma carbonic anhydrase family protein — protein MKQLITFDGITPTVDESAFVAHTAVLIGRATLGADSSAFYGVVMRADTNSISVGAGSNLQDNVVLHADPGFPTSVGNGVSVGHGAVIHGCTVEDDCLIGMSATIMNGAVIGAGSLVAGGAVVLEGAIIPPGSLVAGVPAKVRRELGAEELEHVRQNASNYVALARKHKLAHS, from the coding sequence ATGAAGCAACTAATCACCTTTGACGGCATTACCCCCACAGTGGATGAAAGTGCCTTCGTGGCGCACACAGCAGTTCTGATTGGCCGAGCCACACTGGGCGCCGACTCGAGCGCCTTTTACGGTGTCGTCATGCGCGCAGACACCAACTCCATCAGCGTCGGGGCGGGCAGCAATCTGCAGGACAACGTGGTTCTCCACGCCGACCCGGGCTTCCCCACCTCCGTTGGCAATGGCGTCAGCGTGGGCCACGGCGCCGTCATCCACGGCTGTACGGTTGAGGACGATTGCCTGATTGGCATGAGCGCCACGATCATGAATGGTGCAGTCATTGGCGCCGGGTCATTGGTTGCCGGCGGAGCCGTGGTCCTTGAGGGCGCCATCATACCGCCGGGTTCTCTGGTTGCGGGGGTTCCGGCCAAGGTCCGCCGTGAATTGGGCGCCGAAGAACTTGAACACGTGCGCCAAAATGCCAGCAACTACGTGGCGCTGGCGCGCAAGCACAAACTGGCCCATTCATAA
- a CDS encoding ROK family transcriptional regulator, producing the protein MLDDEQPTGPAQRRARNPGSQSALRSRNQQRLTQQLLKGGPATQADLARSTGLSTATVSNIVKSMAAADLVTLTPVTSSGRRAMSVRYNGDSAIAAGIDFGRSHVRVVLANTGYHVLAEEEAPLPRGHQAVEGIQTASRLLDKLLKKAGISRSQLIGAGAGIPGPIDSRSGKVIRGAILPEWVGINLHDELEKALKIPVFVDNDANLGALAQLTWGDQGNVSNLMFVKIGTGIGAGLILQGALFHGSFGVTGEIGHVTIDEHGLICRCGNRGCLETVASTATMVELLSRGQDRPISTADILSQAMSGDPATLRVLDDAGMAIGRALANVANLISPDVIVIGGPLTELGDLLLAPIRRGLLRHAVPVIGDSIGLKMSHLTSRAEALGAAALVFQHEPAPINS; encoded by the coding sequence ATGCTCGACGACGAACAGCCCACCGGACCGGCCCAGAGGCGAGCCCGCAACCCGGGTTCTCAGTCAGCGCTTCGCAGTCGGAATCAACAGCGGCTGACGCAACAGCTGCTCAAGGGCGGCCCGGCAACCCAGGCAGATCTGGCCCGCAGCACGGGCCTGTCAACGGCCACCGTCTCCAACATCGTCAAAAGCATGGCGGCCGCCGATCTCGTCACGCTCACCCCTGTCACCAGTTCCGGCCGGCGGGCCATGTCCGTTCGTTACAACGGAGACAGTGCCATTGCCGCCGGGATCGACTTTGGGCGCAGCCACGTACGGGTAGTCCTCGCGAATACGGGCTATCACGTATTGGCCGAGGAGGAAGCACCCCTACCTCGCGGCCATCAAGCAGTCGAAGGCATTCAAACGGCCTCCCGGCTACTGGACAAGCTCCTGAAAAAAGCGGGTATTTCCCGGTCCCAGCTCATCGGCGCCGGTGCCGGCATTCCGGGCCCCATCGACAGCCGCAGCGGCAAGGTCATCAGGGGCGCCATCTTGCCTGAATGGGTTGGCATCAACCTGCACGATGAACTGGAAAAGGCGCTGAAAATCCCCGTCTTTGTCGACAACGATGCCAATCTCGGCGCATTGGCCCAACTCACCTGGGGTGATCAAGGCAACGTCTCAAATCTCATGTTCGTCAAGATTGGAACGGGCATTGGTGCGGGCTTGATCCTGCAGGGCGCGCTGTTCCATGGCAGCTTTGGCGTCACAGGGGAAATTGGTCATGTGACCATCGATGAACACGGGCTGATTTGCCGGTGCGGCAATCGAGGCTGCCTGGAAACGGTAGCGTCCACGGCCACCATGGTGGAGTTGCTCAGTCGTGGCCAGGACCGGCCCATTTCGACGGCGGATATCCTCAGCCAGGCGATGTCGGGAGACCCCGCAACCCTGCGCGTGCTTGACGACGCCGGCATGGCGATTGGCCGCGCTTTGGCGAATGTGGCGAATCTAATCAGCCCTGATGTCATCGTGATTGGTGGGCCCCTTACCGAGCTGGGTGACCTGTTGCTGGCACCCATTCGCCGAGGGTTGCTTCGTCACGCCGTGCCCGTCATTGGCGACAGCATTGGCCTGAAAATGTCCCACCTGACCTCCCGCGCAGAAGCCCTGGGCGCCGCCGCATTGGTGTTCCAGCATGAACCCGCACCGATAAATTCTTAA
- the mmsA gene encoding multiple monosaccharide ABC transporter ATP-binding protein — protein MVSANPVILEMRSITKEFPGVKALSDVSITVRASEIHSICGENGAGKSTLMKVLSGVYPYGSYDGDIVFQNSVCEFKDIRASENAGIVIIHQELALIPELSITENIFLGNEPTKFGVINWAEARLRTMELMARVGLSDDPDTPVKEIGVGKQQLVEIAKALNKSVKLLILDEPTAALNESDSQHLLDLIRGLKGKGISCIMISHKLNEIEQVSDSITIIRDGKSIETLDVKADGVDEDRIIRGMVGRTLESRFPDHTPKIGEVFFEVKNWTVAHPQIADRLVCKNSSFNVRRGEIVGIAGLMGAGRTELARSIFGRSYGNYLSGQIVKDGKEITLRNVPQAIKHGLGYVTEDRKTLGLNLLDDIKTTTVSANLDSISKNTVVDRDKEFSVAEAYRKQLRTKAPTVNEGVAKLSGGNQQKVVLAKWMFTDPDLLILDEPTRGIDVGAKYEIYGIIQALANQGKGVIVISSELPELLGISDRIYTIFEGAITGVLNKNEASQESLMKRMTAAAKTA, from the coding sequence ATGGTGTCCGCGAACCCCGTCATACTCGAGATGCGATCCATCACCAAGGAATTCCCTGGTGTGAAGGCCCTTTCAGATGTATCCATCACCGTTCGCGCCAGCGAGATCCACTCCATCTGTGGCGAAAATGGTGCAGGCAAGTCAACTCTCATGAAGGTCCTCTCCGGGGTCTACCCCTACGGCAGCTACGACGGCGACATCGTGTTCCAAAACTCGGTCTGCGAGTTCAAGGACATCCGAGCGAGTGAAAACGCCGGGATCGTCATCATCCACCAGGAATTGGCCCTCATCCCGGAGCTTTCCATCACCGAGAACATTTTCTTGGGCAATGAGCCAACCAAGTTCGGCGTCATCAACTGGGCCGAGGCCCGTCTGCGGACCATGGAATTGATGGCCCGTGTTGGCCTGAGCGACGATCCAGACACCCCTGTCAAGGAAATCGGCGTCGGCAAGCAGCAGCTCGTTGAAATTGCCAAGGCCCTGAACAAGTCGGTCAAGCTGCTCATCCTGGATGAGCCAACGGCCGCGCTGAACGAATCCGATTCCCAGCACCTGTTGGATTTGATCCGCGGGCTCAAGGGCAAGGGCATCAGCTGCATCATGATCTCCCACAAGCTCAACGAAATTGAACAGGTCTCGGATTCCATCACCATCATCCGTGACGGCAAGTCCATCGAAACTCTCGATGTGAAGGCCGACGGCGTGGATGAGGACAGGATCATCCGCGGCATGGTGGGGCGAACCTTGGAGTCCCGTTTCCCGGACCACACGCCCAAGATCGGAGAGGTGTTCTTTGAGGTCAAGAACTGGACCGTGGCCCACCCGCAGATTGCCGACCGCCTGGTGTGCAAAAATTCCAGCTTCAATGTCCGGCGCGGCGAAATTGTTGGCATCGCCGGCCTCATGGGTGCCGGCCGCACCGAATTGGCACGCTCCATCTTTGGCCGCTCCTACGGCAACTACCTTTCCGGACAGATCGTCAAGGACGGCAAGGAAATCACCTTGCGCAACGTCCCCCAGGCCATCAAGCATGGGCTTGGCTACGTGACCGAGGACCGCAAGACGCTGGGCCTGAACCTGCTCGATGACATCAAGACCACCACGGTCTCGGCGAATCTTGACTCCATCTCGAAAAACACCGTCGTGGATCGCGACAAGGAATTCTCGGTGGCCGAAGCCTACCGCAAACAACTGCGCACCAAGGCCCCCACCGTCAATGAGGGCGTTGCAAAGCTCTCCGGAGGCAACCAGCAAAAAGTTGTTTTGGCCAAATGGATGTTCACAGACCCCGATTTGCTCATTCTTGATGAGCCCACCCGCGGCATCGATGTGGGAGCCAAGTACGAGATCTACGGCATCATCCAGGCGCTGGCCAACCAGGGCAAGGGCGTGATCGTGATTTCCTCGGAGCTACCCGAGCTGCTGGGTATTTCGGACCGGATTTACACCATTTTTGAGGGCGCCATCACGGGCGTCCTGAACAAGAACGAGGCAAGCCAGGAATCGTTGATGAAACGCATGACCGCTGCCGCCAAGACTGCCTAA